A genome region from Alistipes dispar includes the following:
- a CDS encoding tetratricopeptide repeat protein: MKRLTAITALCTLFTSAFVAGKGTPGAAGCPDSLRSVWLYTEGIKQNAILRDTARARKLFAEAIRSDSSFAPAYYAMAANGMYSSPDEAVELARSAYRLDTANKWYHQFYGQALIYADRYDEALKVYRRLQIENPKDPDNYRILAALYEQTKSPVQAIITLDSAELRFGRIPLLGEMKRRLLLATGQVGRAIEEARREVEAAPYEARLHAVLATLYGADRKDSLARAEFDEALRIDSTNVETLMMLADFHAERQDYGALLAVTRRIFLSDKVPLETKIRRFEQFTADTRFYREYYFQLNDLATTLAIRYPDDPGVTELYASHLIASGELEQALALYKLRLADRPPAEKFFRTVIDIESYLQRPDSVDKYVHAALALFPDRVDFHMSKGHVMSYSKQYDKALDAYRESLDYAATDSLRSVIWGMIGDTWHQKGIEGREDWDERMDLGIAEPDAAFRKYMKQCYKAYDRSLRYDPDNTMALNNYAYFLSIEGRDLERALSMASRVTALEDDNPTYLDTYAWVLYKLGRTDEAKKILQRAVVLDGQRSPALLAHYGDILYALGERFMAEIYWRQALEKGYSAELIEPRMQQAANPEPEAKKR; encoded by the coding sequence ATGAAACGCCTGACAGCGATAACGGCCCTCTGCACGCTCTTCACCTCGGCGTTCGTCGCCGGGAAGGGCACGCCCGGCGCGGCCGGATGCCCCGACTCGCTGCGCAGCGTGTGGCTCTACACCGAAGGAATCAAGCAGAACGCCATCCTGCGCGACACGGCACGCGCCCGGAAGCTTTTCGCCGAGGCGATCCGCAGCGACTCCTCCTTCGCCCCGGCCTATTACGCGATGGCGGCCAACGGCATGTACTCCTCGCCCGACGAGGCCGTGGAGCTGGCCCGCAGCGCCTACCGGCTCGACACGGCGAACAAGTGGTACCACCAGTTCTACGGGCAGGCGCTCATCTACGCCGACCGCTACGACGAGGCGCTGAAGGTTTACCGCCGGCTACAGATCGAGAACCCGAAAGACCCGGACAACTACCGCATCCTCGCGGCGCTCTACGAACAGACGAAATCCCCCGTGCAGGCCATCATCACGCTCGATTCGGCCGAGCTGCGCTTCGGGCGCATCCCGCTGCTCGGCGAGATGAAACGGCGGCTGCTCCTGGCCACCGGCCAGGTGGGGCGGGCCATCGAGGAGGCCCGCAGGGAGGTCGAGGCGGCTCCCTATGAAGCCCGCCTCCACGCCGTGCTGGCCACCCTCTACGGGGCCGACCGGAAGGATTCGCTGGCCCGGGCCGAGTTCGACGAGGCCCTGCGCATCGACTCGACGAACGTCGAAACGCTCATGATGCTGGCCGACTTCCACGCCGAACGGCAGGACTACGGCGCGCTGCTGGCCGTCACGCGCCGCATTTTCCTCTCGGACAAAGTGCCCCTCGAGACGAAAATCCGGCGGTTCGAACAGTTCACCGCCGACACGCGCTTCTACCGCGAATACTACTTCCAGCTCAACGACCTGGCCACGACGCTGGCCATCCGCTACCCGGACGACCCGGGCGTCACGGAGCTCTACGCCTCGCACCTGATCGCATCGGGCGAGCTGGAGCAGGCGCTGGCGCTCTACAAGCTCCGCCTCGCGGACCGGCCGCCCGCCGAGAAGTTCTTCCGCACGGTGATCGACATCGAAAGCTATCTGCAACGCCCCGACTCGGTGGACAAATACGTGCACGCAGCGCTGGCGCTCTTTCCCGACAGGGTGGATTTCCACATGTCGAAAGGGCATGTGATGAGCTACTCGAAACAGTACGACAAGGCGCTCGACGCCTACCGCGAATCGCTCGACTACGCCGCGACGGACTCGCTGCGCAGCGTCATCTGGGGCATGATCGGCGACACGTGGCATCAGAAGGGCATCGAAGGGCGCGAGGACTGGGACGAACGCATGGACCTCGGAATCGCCGAACCCGACGCCGCCTTCCGCAAATACATGAAACAGTGCTACAAGGCCTACGACCGGAGCCTGCGCTACGATCCGGACAACACGATGGCGCTCAACAACTACGCCTACTTCCTCTCGATCGAGGGGCGGGATCTGGAGCGGGCGCTCTCGATGGCCAGCCGCGTCACGGCCCTCGAGGACGACAACCCCACCTATCTGGACACTTACGCTTGGGTGCTCTACAAGCTGGGGCGCACGGACGAGGCCAAGAAAATCCTCCAGCGGGCCGTGGTGCTCGACGGACAACGCTCGCCGGCCCTGCTGGCCCATTACGGGGACATTCTGTACGCCCTCGGCGAGCGGTTCATGGCCGAAATCTATTGGCGGCAGGCGCTCGAAAAGGGCTATTCGGCCGAGCTGATCGAGCCGCGGATGCAGCAGGCGGCGAACCCCGAACCCGAAGCGAAAAAGCGATGA
- the lepB gene encoding signal peptidase I, with amino-acid sequence MNPTERKSPWRRIVRNAAGTALVIAALALWMPYFVRAFVCDQFVVPSESMLPTLIPGDRILVNKLIAGARIYRSFDFAEGAPLRSFRLPGLRKVRVNDVVVFNVPHGYDRDRIEFRINYVYAKRCVGTPGDSVSIRNGYLRNNRHEGPVGDRERQRQLAETPDSAIPPTVLRAMPFDDSLFGWTIRNLGPLYVPRAGAKIALDLRNFRLYKPLVEYETGGSLSFDGRTARLDGKPLADYVFRKNYYFFCGDNVPNSKDSRYWGFAPEEFIIGVVKRISYSEEPVSGRRRPERRWKKVE; translated from the coding sequence ATGAACCCGACCGAAAGAAAAAGCCCCTGGAGGCGTATCGTGCGGAACGCCGCCGGCACGGCGCTGGTCATCGCGGCGCTCGCGCTGTGGATGCCCTACTTCGTGCGGGCGTTCGTCTGCGACCAGTTCGTCGTACCGTCCGAGTCGATGCTGCCCACGCTCATTCCCGGCGACCGCATCCTGGTAAACAAACTGATCGCCGGAGCGCGGATCTACCGGAGTTTTGATTTCGCCGAGGGGGCTCCGCTGCGTTCGTTCCGGCTGCCGGGGCTGCGGAAGGTGCGGGTGAACGACGTGGTGGTCTTCAACGTCCCGCACGGTTACGACCGGGACCGGATCGAGTTCCGCATCAACTACGTCTATGCCAAACGCTGCGTCGGCACGCCGGGCGACAGCGTTTCGATCCGCAACGGATACCTTCGGAACAACCGCCACGAAGGCCCCGTCGGCGACCGGGAGCGGCAGCGGCAGCTCGCCGAAACGCCCGACTCGGCGATCCCGCCGACCGTACTGCGCGCCATGCCGTTCGACGACTCGCTTTTCGGCTGGACGATCAGGAATCTCGGACCGCTCTACGTTCCCCGGGCCGGAGCGAAGATCGCGCTCGACCTGCGCAACTTCAGGCTCTACAAGCCGCTCGTGGAGTACGAAACCGGTGGCAGCCTCTCCTTCGACGGCCGCACGGCGCGGCTCGACGGGAAACCGCTCGCCGACTACGTTTTCCGCAAGAACTACTACTTCTTCTGCGGCGACAACGTCCCCAACTCGAAGGACAGCCGCTACTGGGGATTCGCCCCCGAGGAGTTCATCATCGGCGTCGTCAAGCGCATCTCCTACTCCGAGGAACCGGTTTCGGGACGGAGGAGGCCCGAAAGACGCTGGAAAAAGGTGGAGTGA
- the pheS gene encoding phenylalanine--tRNA ligase subunit alpha, which yields MIDKINELLRRVEEFKPKAAAEIEDFRIRVLGKKGELNALMEEFKTVAPELKRELGQQLNRLKQEATERINALREELQNAAADRPAATDDLTRPGTAERLGSRHPIALVRNEIVEVFSRLGYTVADGPEIEDDWHVFSALNFPPEHPARDMQDTFFIEKDPDILLRTHTSSIQVRTMERQRPPIRVICPGRVFRNEAISYRAHCIFHQIEGLYIDEGVSFADMKQSLEYFAKEIFGEQTAIRMRPSYFPFTEPSAEVDVSCNLCGGKGCAVCKGTGWLEIMGCGMVDPNVLTANNIDPGKYSGFAFGMGIERIAMLKYGVKDLRLYFENDVRFLRQFDEAL from the coding sequence ATGATCGACAAAATCAATGAACTCCTCCGACGAGTCGAAGAGTTCAAACCCAAGGCGGCCGCCGAAATCGAGGATTTCCGGATCAGGGTGCTCGGCAAAAAGGGCGAGCTGAACGCATTGATGGAGGAGTTCAAGACGGTGGCTCCCGAGCTCAAACGCGAACTGGGCCAGCAGCTCAACCGCCTCAAGCAGGAGGCCACGGAGCGGATAAACGCCCTGCGCGAAGAGTTGCAGAACGCCGCGGCGGACCGGCCGGCCGCCACGGACGACCTGACGCGCCCCGGCACGGCCGAGCGCCTCGGCTCGCGCCACCCGATCGCACTTGTCCGGAACGAAATCGTCGAGGTCTTCTCGCGCCTGGGCTACACCGTGGCCGACGGACCCGAAATCGAGGACGACTGGCACGTCTTCTCGGCACTCAACTTCCCGCCCGAGCACCCCGCACGCGACATGCAGGACACGTTCTTCATCGAGAAGGACCCCGACATCCTGCTGCGCACGCACACCTCGTCGATCCAGGTGCGCACGATGGAGCGCCAGCGGCCTCCGATCCGCGTGATCTGTCCGGGCCGCGTCTTCCGCAACGAGGCGATCTCCTACCGCGCCCACTGCATCTTCCACCAGATCGAGGGCCTCTACATCGACGAAGGGGTTTCGTTCGCCGACATGAAGCAGTCGCTCGAATACTTCGCCAAGGAGATCTTCGGCGAACAGACCGCCATCCGCATGCGCCCCTCGTACTTCCCCTTCACCGAACCGTCGGCCGAGGTGGACGTGTCGTGCAACCTCTGCGGAGGCAAGGGCTGCGCCGTCTGCAAGGGCACGGGCTGGCTCGAGATCATGGGCTGCGGCATGGTGGACCCGAACGTGCTCACGGCAAACAACATAGACCCCGGGAAATACTCCGGATTCGCCTTCGGCATGGGGATTGAACGCATCGCCATGCTCAAGTACGGCGTGAAGGACCTGCGGCTCTATTTCGAGAACGACGTACGGTTCCTCCGCCAGTTCGACGAAGCGCTCTGA
- a CDS encoding patatin-like phospholipase family protein, with translation MLRKTVAFVLFLLAGTLPAPGQRVGVVMSGGGAKGLYHIGVLEALEECGVPIDCVAGTSMGSIIAAMYAAGYSPAEMRAIVSSGVVREWVSGRIDPNRYLDYYRQVGSNPSFLSLRIDVEGPAGKRFRVPTNLVSSTQIDMALTELFAPATAAANGDFDRLMVPFLCVASDMNHRRPVVLRRGELSEAVRSSMSIPLVFKPVEADSMLLYDGGIYDNFPWKPLDATFGPDFIVGSVCTSGNTPPSGDSNIMDQAFMLAMQETDYTLPEGRSVTIRRAVDAGMLDFDRAEAIMDSGYEDAMAAMPEILRQVAARRGETDYAARRAAFRGKCPPLIFNDYRLEGLTRTQRAYIRDFVQVDRRTPGRQRPMGFAELRDNLFEVLAGGEFSMGFPHVRYDSVQRRYAFEAHFSTRPNFRITVGGNISSTAFNQAYVGIDHQWIGRVGQRLNAELYLGPIYTWGALGGRTDFYLVKPVFLDYSYNFSVHNLRHGSFGNVTKIDNTEQVKESESFFSLSAGMPLTHRSVLMLRANAGHVNYRYDSDELFVDETDHTRFSFFGLKAEVARNTLDKFLYPRRGSDLRLSAVWVSGRDKFRPYDAEGFLSRTRRRWFGARFSWDKYFDIPSCGWFSFGFNLDGVYTNHPDFTSPGATLMSEPSYAPVPHARMIHMPDFHAPWFVGGGVMPTFDLLPNFFFRTGFYAMYRSARSGVPAVPTASPDRRWHYIAETSFVYHTPIGPVSLALTKYDLRDWRNMYLTFNFGYTIFAPKGTFY, from the coding sequence ATGTTGCGTAAAACGGTCGCTTTTGTCCTGTTTCTGCTCGCCGGGACGCTGCCCGCGCCGGGGCAGCGCGTCGGGGTCGTGATGAGCGGCGGCGGGGCGAAGGGGCTCTACCATATCGGCGTGCTGGAGGCGCTCGAGGAGTGCGGCGTGCCGATCGACTGCGTGGCCGGGACGTCGATGGGCTCGATCATCGCGGCCATGTATGCGGCGGGCTACTCCCCTGCGGAGATGCGTGCGATCGTCAGCTCGGGCGTGGTCAGGGAGTGGGTTTCGGGGCGCATCGACCCCAACCGCTACCTCGACTACTACCGGCAGGTGGGGAGCAACCCCTCGTTCCTGAGCCTGCGCATCGACGTCGAAGGCCCTGCGGGGAAACGGTTCCGCGTGCCGACGAACCTCGTCTCCTCCACGCAGATCGACATGGCGCTCACCGAGCTGTTCGCTCCGGCGACGGCCGCCGCCAACGGCGATTTCGACCGCCTGATGGTCCCCTTCCTCTGCGTGGCCAGCGACATGAACCACCGCCGTCCGGTGGTGCTGCGGCGGGGCGAGCTGAGCGAGGCGGTGCGCTCCTCGATGTCCATTCCCCTGGTGTTCAAGCCCGTGGAGGCGGATTCGATGCTGCTCTACGACGGCGGCATCTACGACAACTTCCCGTGGAAGCCGCTCGACGCGACGTTCGGTCCCGATTTCATCGTGGGATCGGTCTGCACCTCGGGCAACACCCCGCCCAGCGGCGACAGCAACATCATGGACCAGGCTTTCATGCTGGCCATGCAGGAGACCGACTACACGCTGCCCGAAGGGCGCAGCGTCACGATTCGCCGGGCCGTGGATGCCGGGATGCTCGACTTCGACCGGGCCGAGGCCATCATGGACTCGGGCTACGAGGACGCCATGGCCGCCATGCCCGAAATCCTGCGGCAGGTCGCCGCACGCCGCGGCGAGACCGATTACGCCGCGCGCCGCGCCGCCTTCCGCGGAAAGTGTCCCCCGCTGATCTTCAACGATTACCGGCTCGAGGGGCTGACGCGGACCCAGCGGGCCTATATCCGCGACTTCGTGCAGGTGGACCGCCGCACGCCGGGACGCCAGCGGCCGATGGGGTTCGCCGAGCTGCGCGACAACCTCTTCGAGGTGCTGGCCGGGGGCGAGTTCTCGATGGGATTCCCCCACGTGCGCTACGATTCGGTGCAGCGGCGCTACGCCTTCGAGGCGCATTTCTCCACGCGCCCCAACTTCCGGATCACCGTCGGCGGCAACATCTCCTCGACGGCCTTCAACCAGGCCTACGTCGGTATCGACCACCAGTGGATCGGCCGCGTCGGACAGCGGCTGAACGCCGAGCTGTACCTCGGGCCGATCTACACCTGGGGCGCACTGGGAGGCCGCACGGACTTCTATCTGGTGAAGCCCGTCTTCCTGGACTACTCCTACAACTTCTCGGTCCACAACCTGCGCCACGGTTCCTTCGGCAACGTGACGAAGATCGACAACACGGAGCAGGTCAAGGAGAGCGAGAGTTTCTTCTCGCTCTCCGCGGGGATGCCCCTCACGCACCGCAGCGTGCTGATGCTGCGCGCCAACGCCGGGCATGTCAATTACCGCTACGATTCGGACGAGCTGTTCGTGGACGAGACCGACCACACGCGCTTCTCGTTCTTCGGCCTGAAGGCCGAGGTGGCGCGCAATACGCTCGACAAGTTCCTCTATCCCCGCCGGGGTTCGGACCTGCGCCTTTCGGCCGTCTGGGTCTCCGGGCGCGACAAATTCCGGCCCTACGACGCCGAAGGGTTCCTCTCGCGCACCCGGCGCCGGTGGTTCGGGGCCCGCTTCTCGTGGGACAAGTACTTCGACATCCCCTCCTGCGGCTGGTTCTCGTTCGGGTTCAATCTCGACGGCGTCTATACGAACCACCCGGATTTCACCTCCCCGGGCGCGACGCTCATGTCGGAACCCTCCTATGCCCCGGTTCCGCATGCGCGGATGATCCACATGCCCGACTTCCACGCCCCGTGGTTCGTGGGCGGGGGCGTGATGCCGACCTTCGACCTCCTGCCGAACTTCTTCTTCCGCACGGGGTTCTACGCCATGTACCGCAGCGCGCGGAGCGGTGTTCCGGCCGTTCCGACCGCCTCGCCCGACCGCCGCTGGCATTACATCGCCGAGACGTCGTTCGTTTACCATACGCCGATCGGTCCGGTGAGCCTCGCGCTCACGAAATACGACCTGCGCGACTGGCGGAACATGTATCTGACCTTCAATTTCGGCTACACGATCTTCGCCCCGAAGGGAACCTTCTATTAG
- the polA gene encoding DNA polymerase I has protein sequence MKKLFLVDAYALIFKYYYAFLGRPMRNRDGMNTSVVFGFVKFLRDIQKRERPDLLGVAFDPKGGSFRRDIFPEYKANRAETPEDILLSVPYVKRVLEAMCIPILEVEGYEADDVIGTLSQKGVAAGYDVYMVTPDKDYGQLVRDNCRIYKQKGADGAIEIVGREAIREKYGIDDPVLVRDILALWGDASDNIPGVPGIGEKSACKLVREWGTVENILDNAARIGGRQGEKIAEWGDRLRLAKRLTTICLDVPIPFREEELTVCEPHLDELRAVFAELDFKAFLNDLANLAPPEPLSDGPRQEDQRQLAEMARAKSAAAKKAALVGQGNLFGDPVVPLPGPVPAAELQEEAEAMQLATAQTTPHEYTLVPNAARLREVVSEVARYEEFCFDTETTGFDIFNDRIVGLSLAVEPHRAWYVPFREEDAAEYAGIVRPLFEEERIAKIGQNVKFDLMVLRRLGIEVRGRKYDTMILHYLLDPESRHNMNALSEKYLNYRPIEIETLIGKGQKQLTMDLVNVERVKEYAAEDADITLQLKRVLYPMVERIGLERLYSEIEEPMIEVLASIEMAGVRIDTAALAEYAVELNRRMAELEAAIRAEAGEPSLNINSTRQLGEVLFAKMRIAEKPKMTRTKQFCTDEEYLQTFARKHRIVDLVLEYRGVKKLLSTYVEALPQLVNRTTGRIHTSFNQAVTATGRLSSTNPNLQNIPVREEMGRRIRRAFIPSDDDHLLLSADYSQVELRLMAHLSGDESLIAAFEHGEDIHAATAARLFGKPLGEVTPEERRRAKTANFGIIYGISAFGLSQRLEIPRKEAREIIDGYFASYPKVKEYMERVVGKAREEGFVTTIFGRRRYLNDIASHNAVARGLAERNAVNAPIQGSAADIMKIAMIDVHRRFAAEGIRSRVILQVHDELVVDMLRSEQERVTAIVTEAMESAAKLRVRLVADAGVGGNWLEAH, from the coding sequence ATGAAAAAACTCTTTCTGGTCGATGCCTATGCATTGATATTCAAGTATTACTATGCCTTTCTGGGGCGTCCGATGCGTAACCGCGACGGCATGAACACCTCCGTGGTGTTCGGGTTCGTGAAGTTTCTGCGCGACATTCAGAAACGCGAACGTCCCGACCTGCTGGGCGTGGCGTTCGATCCCAAGGGCGGCAGTTTCCGCCGCGACATTTTTCCCGAGTACAAGGCCAACCGCGCCGAGACGCCCGAGGACATTCTGCTTTCGGTCCCCTATGTCAAGCGGGTGCTGGAGGCGATGTGCATTCCGATTCTCGAGGTCGAGGGCTACGAGGCCGACGACGTGATCGGCACGCTTTCGCAAAAGGGCGTCGCCGCCGGATACGACGTCTATATGGTCACGCCCGACAAGGACTACGGCCAACTGGTGAGGGACAACTGCCGGATATACAAGCAGAAAGGTGCGGACGGCGCGATCGAGATCGTCGGCCGCGAGGCGATCCGCGAGAAGTACGGCATCGACGATCCCGTGCTCGTGCGCGACATTCTCGCCCTGTGGGGCGATGCGTCGGACAACATTCCCGGCGTGCCGGGCATCGGCGAGAAAAGCGCCTGCAAGCTGGTGCGGGAGTGGGGCACGGTGGAGAACATCCTCGACAACGCGGCGCGGATCGGGGGCAGGCAGGGCGAGAAGATCGCCGAATGGGGCGACAGGTTGCGCCTGGCCAAGCGGCTCACGACGATCTGCCTCGACGTGCCGATTCCCTTCCGCGAGGAGGAGCTGACGGTCTGCGAGCCGCATCTGGACGAGCTGCGGGCCGTCTTCGCCGAGTTGGATTTCAAGGCTTTCCTGAACGATCTGGCGAACCTCGCACCCCCGGAGCCGCTGTCCGACGGGCCGCGTCAGGAGGATCAGCGGCAGTTGGCCGAGATGGCCCGCGCCAAGTCGGCCGCCGCGAAGAAGGCGGCGCTGGTCGGGCAGGGCAATCTGTTCGGCGATCCCGTGGTCCCGCTGCCGGGTCCCGTTCCGGCGGCCGAATTGCAGGAGGAGGCCGAGGCGATGCAACTGGCCACGGCCCAGACCACGCCGCACGAATACACGCTCGTCCCGAACGCCGCGCGGCTGCGCGAGGTGGTGTCCGAGGTGGCCCGTTACGAAGAGTTCTGCTTCGATACGGAGACCACGGGCTTCGACATCTTCAACGACCGGATCGTCGGGCTGTCGCTGGCCGTCGAGCCGCACAGGGCGTGGTACGTTCCCTTCCGCGAGGAGGATGCGGCGGAGTACGCCGGGATCGTGCGGCCGCTGTTCGAGGAGGAGCGGATCGCCAAGATCGGCCAGAACGTCAAGTTCGACCTGATGGTGCTCCGGCGGCTGGGGATCGAGGTCCGCGGGCGGAAGTACGACACGATGATTCTCCACTACCTGCTCGATCCCGAATCGCGCCACAACATGAATGCGCTTTCGGAGAAGTACCTCAATTACAGGCCCATCGAGATCGAGACGCTGATCGGCAAGGGGCAGAAGCAGCTGACGATGGATCTGGTGAACGTCGAGCGTGTCAAGGAGTACGCCGCCGAGGACGCCGACATCACGTTGCAGCTCAAGCGCGTGCTCTACCCGATGGTCGAGCGGATCGGGCTGGAGCGGCTCTATTCCGAGATCGAGGAGCCGATGATCGAGGTGCTGGCCTCGATCGAGATGGCGGGCGTGCGGATCGACACCGCGGCGCTGGCCGAATACGCCGTCGAGCTGAACCGCCGCATGGCGGAGCTGGAGGCGGCGATCCGCGCGGAGGCCGGCGAGCCGTCGCTGAACATCAACTCCACGCGGCAGCTTGGCGAGGTGCTCTTCGCGAAGATGCGGATCGCCGAGAAACCCAAGATGACGCGCACCAAACAGTTCTGCACCGACGAGGAGTACCTCCAGACCTTCGCCCGCAAGCACCGCATCGTGGACCTCGTGCTGGAGTACCGCGGCGTGAAGAAACTCCTTTCGACCTATGTGGAGGCGCTTCCGCAGCTGGTGAACCGCACGACGGGGCGCATCCACACCTCGTTCAACCAGGCGGTGACGGCCACCGGGCGTCTCTCGTCCACGAATCCCAACCTGCAGAACATCCCCGTGCGCGAGGAGATGGGCCGCCGCATCCGCCGGGCGTTCATTCCCTCGGACGACGACCACCTGCTGCTCTCGGCCGATTACAGCCAGGTCGAGCTGCGGCTGATGGCCCACCTCTCGGGCGACGAGTCGCTCATCGCGGCCTTCGAGCACGGCGAGGACATCCACGCCGCCACGGCCGCGCGGCTGTTCGGCAAACCGCTCGGAGAGGTCACTCCCGAGGAGCGGCGGCGGGCCAAGACGGCCAACTTCGGCATCATCTACGGCATTTCGGCCTTCGGGCTGAGCCAGCGGCTCGAAATCCCGCGCAAGGAGGCCCGGGAGATCATCGACGGTTATTTCGCCTCCTACCCCAAAGTGAAGGAGTATATGGAGCGCGTGGTCGGGAAGGCCCGCGAGGAGGGTTTCGTGACGACGATCTTCGGCCGTCGCCGCTACCTGAACGACATCGCCTCGCACAACGCCGTGGCCCGCGGACTGGCCGAGCGCAACGCCGTGAACGCTCCGATACAGGGCTCGGCGGCCGACATCATGAAGATCGCGATGATCGACGTGCACCGCCGTTTCGCCGCCGAGGGAATCCGTTCGCGGGTGATTCTGCAAGTGCACGACGAACTGGTGGTCGATATGCTCCGTTCCGAGCAGGAGCGGGTCACGGCCATCGTGACCGAAGCGATGGAGTCGGCCGCGAAGCTCCGGGTGCGGCTCGTCGCCGATGCGGGCGTCGGCGGCAACTGGCTCGAGGCGCACTGA
- a CDS encoding 6-pyruvoyl trahydropterin synthase family protein — MTTIRLTKEFSFEAAHALDGYDGPCREIHGHSYRLFVTVKGTPGEDPRDPKYGMVMDFGLLKRIVNEEVVSRFDHALVLRASASGDALRRLLADRFGNIVAVDYQPTCENMLADFARRIAARLPQGVRLHSLRLNETATSFAEWFAEDNG; from the coding sequence ATGACAACAATCAGACTGACCAAGGAATTTTCGTTCGAAGCGGCGCATGCCCTCGACGGATACGACGGGCCGTGCCGCGAGATACACGGACACTCCTACCGCCTGTTCGTGACGGTGAAGGGAACGCCCGGGGAGGATCCCCGCGATCCCAAGTACGGGATGGTGATGGACTTCGGCTTGCTCAAACGCATCGTGAACGAGGAGGTCGTCTCGCGCTTCGACCACGCGCTGGTGCTGCGGGCTTCGGCCTCGGGCGATGCGCTCCGGCGGCTGCTCGCCGACCGCTTCGGCAATATCGTGGCGGTGGACTACCAGCCCACGTGCGAGAACATGCTTGCCGACTTCGCGCGCCGCATCGCCGCGCGGCTTCCGCAGGGTGTCCGGCTCCATTCGCTGCGCCTGAACGAAACGGCCACGTCGTTCGCCGAATGGTTCGCCGAGGACAACGGATGA